The nucleotide sequence CGCCGTCCTGGCCAGCCTCTACCCGGTGGTCACCGCCCTCGCCGCCTACGGCGTCCTCAAGGAACGCCTCCGCGCGATCCAGGCGGCGGGCGCGGGCCTCGCCCTGGTGGGCACGGTCCTGCTCGCGACGGGCTAGCACCTGCCGCCGCGATTGCCGCGGGCAGACGCTAGCGCGCCTGCTCGACCTCCCACTTGGCGAGCGCCGCGAGCTGTTCCGACGTCACGTGGGCCGGGATCGGGACCGGCGGCGGGGTGCGCAGCGGAGGCTGCCAGCCCTTGTCCGGGTCCCAGCTGCGCACGACCCTGGCCGGGGCGCCGGCGACCACCGAGTGGTCCGGCACCTCACCCCGCACCACCGCGCCCGCCGCGACGACCACGTTCCGTCCCAGGCGGGCGCCGGGCAGGATCACCGCGCCCGTGCCCAGCCAGCAGCCGGGGCCGATGGCGACCGGCGCCGAGCGGGGCCACTGGCGGCCGACCGGCTCGTCCGGGTCGTCGTAACTGTGGTTGGTCGAGGTGATGTAGACGTACGGGCCGCAGTACGTGTCGGAGCCGATCGTCACCTTCGCGTCGGCGATCACATGGCTGCCCCGGCCGAGGACCACCCCGTCGCCGAGCGTGAGGACCGTGTCCTCGCCGAGGTCGAGGCCCGGCAGCATCCCGGCCGTCAGCGTGACCTGCTCGGCGACGATGCAGCACTCGCCGATCTCGATCCACCGCTCGCCGAAGACCGTGCCCTGGGGGAACGCCAGCCGGGTGCCCGCGCCGAGCCGGCGGAAGCGCAGCCTCCCCGGCTGCTCGGCGGTGACGGAGCCGGCCTCCTGTGCCCAGCGCCAGCCGCCCTGCACCGCGCGGGCGAGGACCCTGCGCCGCCAGGCGGCGAGGGAGGAGAACGTGTTTCTGTTCCTGGGCACCCGGACACCGTAGTCGGCGCCGTCGTGCCTGATCAGTGCGGTGCGCTGTGATGTCCGTCATGAGCACGGCATAGGCTGCGGCCGGGGGCGACCCCGGGCGTGACACGACGGCTGACGATCAGGAGCGAACGATGACAGAGGCGTTGATCAAGGGCGTGGGCGGCAAGGAGCCGTCGATCGACCCGACCGCTTTCACCGCCCCGACCTCCGTGGTGCTCGGCGAGGTGACCCTGAGCGCCCGCGCCAGCATCTGGTACCACGCGGTGCTGCGGGCGGACTGCGGCCCCATCACGGTCGGCGAGGACTCCAACGTCCAGGACAACTGCACGGTCCACGTCGACCCCGGCTTCCCCGTCTCGATCGGAGACCGGGTGACCGTCGGCCACAACGCGACCGTGCACGGCTGCGTCATCGAGGACGACGTGCTGGTCGGCATGGGCGCGACGATCCTCAACGGCGCGCGGATCGGCGCCGGTTCCCTGGTCGCCGCGCAGGCGCTGGTACCGCAGGGGATGGAGATCCCGCCGGGCTCGCTCGTCGCGGGCGTCCCGGCGAAGGTGCGCCGCCCGCTGACGGAGGAGGAGAAGGCGGGCATCCAGCTCAACGCCGAGATGTACCTGCTGCTCGCCAAGGGCCACGCCGAGGCCTTCGAGGACTGAGCCCGGACGTACGCGCGCACACGCGTACCCCCGTACGCGGAGGAGGGCGGCGCCCGTGACGGGTGCCGCCCTCCTCTCCGTACGCGTACGGCCCGACGTCAGTCCGCGATCGCGGCGGGCTCCGGGTCGGTGGCCGCGGGGCGCTCCGCGGCGGCCTTCTTGGCGCGGTTCTTGATGATCAGCATCGAGGCGACGCCGATGAGCACGGCGAGGACGAGGCCGAGCCACGAGAAGCGCTTGAGCCAGGCCTCGGCGACGATCCCGACCGAGTAGATGACGGCCGTCGTACCGCCGGCCCACAGGATGCCGCCGAAGACGTTGGCGATGAGGAACTTCCAGTACGGCATGTGGAGCACGCCCGCGAGCGGCCCGGCGAAGATGCGGAGCAGGGCGATGAAGCGGCCGAAGAAGACCGCCCACATGCCCCACTTCTGGAAGGAGCGCTCGGCGAGCCCGATGTTCGCCTCGCTGAAGTGCTTGGGGAACTTCCTGCCCAGCCAGGCGAGCAGCGGCCGTCCGCCCTTGCGGCCGATGGCGTAGCCGATCGAGTCGCCGATGATCGCGCCGGCGGTGGCGCAGGCGCCGAGCACGTACGGATTGATGTCGCCGTGCTGCGAGGCGAGCAGCGCCGAGCTCACGAGCACGATCTCCCCGGGGAGCGGGATGCCCAGGCTCTCCAGCCCGATCACCACCCCCACGAGGACGTAGACGGCGATCGCGGGGATCGTCTCCAGCCACTCCTGGACGTGCACCGCGGCTTCCTCCCGTTTCGACTGCCGTGCCGCGCCCGGGCCCGTGGTCGGGGGCCGTGGCGCCGGCGCGCACCGCGACGGGGCACGCCGAGGCAGCCTACCCCGGTCGGTCCGGACCGGCGGACGCCGTCCCCGCCGGGAACGGGCGCGCCCCCGCGCCCCTGAGGGGGTGCGGGGGCGCTGCGCGACGCCGCTGGTCAGGCGGCGTTGGGGCGCAGGGTCCAGACGACGGTCATCTCGCCGGTCACGGCGCCGTCCTCACGGGTGATGTCGATGCGGACCGGGAACTCGGGCCGCTGGCCGGCGTCGAGCTCGGCGACGACCTCGGCGGCCGGGCGGCCGAGGGTGGCGGTGGCCGTGACGGCGCCCATGGCGAGCTTCTTGTAGCCGATCTCGGCCTTGACGGCGAGCGGCACGGCGCGGCTCAGCTGGTCGCCGAAGGCGGCGAGCACGATGGCGCCGCTGGCGGACTCGGCGAGGGTGAACATCGCTCCGGCGTGCGGGCCGCCGACGTGGTTGTGGTAGGCGGGCTGGTCCGGCAGGCGCACGACGGCGCGCTCGGCGGTGGTCTCCAGGAACTCGAGGTTCAGGGTTCCGGCCATGGGGACCGTGGCGGCGAGCATCTCGCCGACGGACATCTGGTCTGCGCTCATGGACCGTGATGTTACCCACGAGTAGCAGCCTTGGCCATCCCCCGGGGCGCGCGCCGTGCGGGGGCGGGCGTGGTCGCGGCGCCCGCGCACCTCTATGGTTACTGGCCATGTGGCCAGGACAGCAGCCGCCCGGGGGCGAGCAGAACCCGCAGGACCAGAGTCAGAACCCCTACCAGCAGTCGGGGTACCAGCAGCCGAACCCGTATCAGCAGCCGCCTGCCCAGCCCGGGTACCCGCAGCAGCCGCCGACACAGCCCGGCTACCCGCAACAGCCGCCCACACAGCCGGGATACGGCCAGCAGCCGCCCACGCCGCCCGGCTACCCGCAGCAGGGGTACGGCCAGCAGCCCGGCTACGGCCAGCCGAACCCGTACCAGCAGCCGACCGTTCCGCAGCAGTACGCGGTGCCCGGCCCGGGTCAGCCCGGCGGCCCCGACGGCGGGAAGAAGAAGACGACGCTCATCGCGATCGTCGCCGCGACCGCCGTGGTCGTCGCCGCCGGTGTCACCGGCTTCCTGGTGCTCGGCAAGGACGACGACACCACCCCGAAGGCCGACGACAAGAAGCCCTCCGCGCCCGTGTCGTCGGCGCCGTCGACCGACCCGTCGACGGTCCCGTCCCCCGAGCCGAGCACGTCCGGGCTCGACAACCCGCGCGACGGCGCCGCCCAGCAGCCGACCATCCCCGGCTGGAAGGTCGTCTACAACCCGAAGTACGGCACGCTCTTCGACGTCCCGCCGGAGTGGGAGGTCCTGAAGCCGGGTCTCATCACCTACTTCGAGGACGAGAAGAAGGGCGACGGCAGCCCCCTCGTGACCATGTCGGGCCCCACCCGGCTCAAGGGCGAGTGGTGCACGTACGACACCGACAAGAACGGCACCAACGAGACCTGGGGCCTGAGCACCGCCGGCACCAAGGGCGGCCAGGGCGCCAAGAACACCGCGGACGCCTCCCGCAGCGAGGCCGGTACGTGGGTGTGGGGCGGCTACGCCCAGCACATGCCGCAGAGCACCATCAAGATCAGCAAGCCCGAGCCGTACAAGACCAAGTCCGGTCTCACCGGCCACGTCTCGACCGCCACGGCGCCGGGCGTCAAGAAGCGCAACAAGTGCGAGTCCGACGGCAAGTCGATCGCCTTCACCTTCAAGAACGCCAAGGGCGACTTCACCACCTGGGTGCTCTACGGGGCCGACGGCGTCAAGGACGAGCTGCCGGACACCACCATCCGCCAGATCCTCTCGACGGTCCGCCTGACGTCGGCGAGCTGACCCGACGCTCCGCGCCGCACGGGGTCCGGGCCGATCCGGCCCGGGCCCCGTGCGGCGTTCCGGCCCGGTCCGGCCCCCCGGACGGACTCCTCCGGATATCGGGTTGGCATCCTGGCGGCCCGCCAGGGATAGTCCCGGGGTGAACAATCCCGCCGCGCCCCCCTCGCGCCCACCGCTCGGCTCCCGCCGCCCCGAGTGGGCCGGGCGCAACTACCTGCTGCTCACCGCCGCCACCATCGTGACCAACCTCGGCACGCACGGTGCGCTCATCGCCACCACCTGGGCGGTGTTCGAGTCCGGCGGTGACGCCGGCGACGTGGGGCTCGTGGCGATGGCGCGCTTCCTGCCGCTCGTCCTCTTCCTGCTCATCGGCGGCGCCGTCGCCGACCGGGTGCCCCGGCACCGGGTGATGGTCGCCGCCAACGTCCTCAACTGCGTCTCGCAGGCCGTCTTCGCCGCCCTCGTCCTCGCCGGTACGGCCCAGATCTGGCAGATGATGGTGCTCACCGCGCTCTGCGGCACCGGCCAGGCCTTCTTCAACCCGGCGGCCGAGGGCATGCTGATGTCCAGCGTCACCGGCGAGCAGGCGAGCCGCGCCTTCGCCGTGTACCGGATGGCGATGCACGGCGCCTCCATCGGCGGCGCGGCGCTCGGCGGCGCCCTCGTCGCCTTCGTCGGGCCCGGCTGGGTCCTGCTGATCGACGCCGTGGCCTTCGCCGTCGCGGGCGGGCTGCGCGCCTTCCTGGACGTGAGCGGCATCCCCGAGCGCGGGCCGGGCGGCGGTCTGCTCGCCGATCTGAAGGAAGGCTGGCAGGAGTTCGTCGGCCGGCCGTGGCTGTGGTCGATCGTCGCCCAGTTCTCCGTGGTGGTCGGTCTGATCGGCGCCGTCGAGTCGGTGTACGGGCCGCTGGTCGCCCGGGCCGAACTGGGCGGCGCGCGCCCCTGGGGCATCGCGCTCGCCGCGTACGGCGTGGGAACGGTCGCGGGCGCCGTCCTGATGACCCGGTGGAAGCCGCGCCGGATGCTGTTCGTCGGCACGCTCTGCGTCTTCCCGATCGCGCTGCCGTCGGCGGCGCTCGCCGTACCGCTCGACGCGGTGGGGCTCACGGCGGCGATGTTCGTCAGCGGTGTCGCCATCGAGGTCTTCGGCGTCTCGTGGATGACGGCCATGCACCAGGAGATCCCGGAGGAGAAGCTGTCCCGGGTCTCGGCCTACGACTGGTTCGGCTCGACCGCCCTGCTGCCGCTGACGACGGCCCTCGCGGGCCCCGCGGAGACCGCGTTCGGCCGGAGCGAGGCGCTGTGGGGCGCGGCGGCGCTGATGGTGCTCGTCACCGCCCTGGTCCTGCTGGTGCCGGACGTACGGAACCTGACGCGGCGTCCGCACACGAAGGAGGTCGCGGGCGGGGACCCCGGGTCCGCCCCCGCCACCGCCCTCGGCGCCGCCGCCCCCTCAGCCGATGCCGAAGGCGCCGTCCGGCGGAACGGGTGACGGGACGGCCCCGGCGTCGAGGACCGGTTCCGCGGCGCCGGTGAACCGCGCCAGCGTCTGTCCGTGCTCCACGCGCGCGGGGAACGCGTCCGCCGCGGCCCGGCGGGCCAGATGGGCGGTGTCGATCTCCCGGCCCGAGGCGACCAGGACCGCGTTCCCGAAGCGGCGGCCGCGCAGCATCGCCGGCTCGGCGACCAGCGCCAGCTCCGGGAAGACGGTGGCGAAGGTGGCCAGCTGGGAGCGGAGGAAGGCGAAGGGCGTGCCGTCGGCCAGGTTGGCGGCGTAGAGGCCTTCGGGCCGCAGCACGCGCCGCACCTCGCGCGCGTACTCCACGGACGTGAGGTGGGCGGGCACGCGCGAGCCGCCGAAGACGTCGCCGACGACGAGGTCGGCCGAGGCGTCGGGAGCCTCCTCCAGCCAGCGGCGGGCGTCCGCGCCGTGCACGGTGACCCCGGAGCCCTCGGGCAGCGGCAGGTGTTCCGCGACGAGCGCGAGCAGCCCCAGGTCGGCCTCGACCACGTCCTGGCGCGAGCCGGGCCGGGTGGCGGCGACGTACCGGGGCAGCGAGAGCGCCCCGCCGCCCAGGTGCAGGACGTCGAGCGGTTCGCCCTCGTCGGCGGCGCCGTCGACGACATGGGCGAGCCGGCGCGCGTACTCGAACTCCAGGTACGCCGGGTCGTCGAGGTCGACGTACGACTGGGGTGCGCCGTCGACCGTCAGGAGCCAGGCCCGCTCCCGGTCCACGTCGGGCATGAGGCGCGCGGTGCCCTGGTCGACCTCGCGGAGGACGGGGATGTGCTCGTTCACGTCCCCATTGTGCCGGGCTCTCCGAGGTGCTTGAGGGCCTCGCGGACGGAGAGGGGGGAGAGCGCGCCGCCGTGAGCGGCGACGAAGGCGCGGACCTCGGCCGGGGCGGTCTTGCCGTACTCGCGCAGGCCCCAGCCGATGGCCTTGCGGAGGAAGAAGTCGGTGTCGGCGGCGCGGCGCAGGCAGTACGCGAAGAGCCGGTCGGCGTCGGTGGACTCCTTGAAGCGGAGCTGGTGGAGGATGGCCGTCCTGGCCACCCACAGGTCCTCGTCCTCGATCCACTCGTCCATGCGGGCGGCGAGCGCGGGGTCGGCGGCGACCAGGCCGCCGACGACGTGCGCGGCGAGGTGGTCGACGGTGTCCCACCAGGAGTCGGTGGTGACGAGGTGGCGGGCGACCGGCAGGAATCCGGAGGAGCAGCGCTTCACGTGCCGGCGCAGGTAGTCGACGGCGAAGTAGTGGTACTCGCGCTCGGGCAGGGCGAAGCAGCGCAGCGCGACGGCGGTGCAGTCCGCCTCGTCGGGGCGCGGGAGCCCTTCGAGGACGGTACGGGACAGGGCGCGGCGCTCGGGGGTGCGCACACCGAGGAAGGGGGCGGCGCCCTTCATGTACGCGACCATCTCCTGCGCCCGGAAGGGGTTTCCGGCGGCGGGATAGACGGTGGTGAGCCGATCGAGCACGGTGTCGGCGAGGGCACTGCGGGGGACGTCGGGCGCCGTGGCGGCGGGCTTCGTGGCGGGGTCGGGCGCCGTGGCGGGGCCGGACTTCGAGGCGGCGGGCTTCGTGGCGGCGGCGGGCTCCGAGGTGGGGCCGGGCTCCGGGGCGGCGGCGGGCTTCGTGGCGGTCATCGGGCTCTCCCCTTCCCCGCGCTCCGGGGGCCGGTGCGGACGGACGCGTCCCGCCTGCTCCAGCGGGCGGTGCGGGCGGACATGACGCACATTACGGCGATCATACGGAGGCGTCCGTTACTCTCCCCGAATGCTCGCTCCCGTGCCCCGGCCGCCGGGCTCCCTCGCCGTCCGCTGCTCCCGGGCCCTCCTGTCGCCCCGCTCCCGGCTCTCGATGCTCGCGCTGCTGCTGCTCTCGGCGGCGGCCCTCGTCGTGCTGTACGAGCCGCAGCGGCTGCTCGCCTCGGGCTGGCCGCCGCAGACGAGCGGCGCCGGGGCGGTGCTGCTCTTCGGTCTCGCGTACGGGGTGTGCACGGCGGCGTTCGTGCCCCGGCCGGTGCTCAACCTGGCGGCGGGCGCGCTGTTCGGCTCGGCCGCCGGTCTGACGGCAGCAATCGCCGGGACGGTGCTGGGCGCCGGGATCGCCTTCACCCTGGGCCGGCTCCTCGGCCAGGACGCGCTGCGGCCGATGGTGCGGGGCCGCTGGCTCACGGCGGCGGACGGGCAGCTCAGCCGGCACGGGTTCCGCTCGATGCTGGCGATCCGGCTGTTCCCGGGGGTGCCGTTCGCGGCGGCCAACTACTGCGCCGCGGTCTCCCGCATGGGCTATGTGCCGTTCCTCGTGGCGACGGGGCTCGGCTCGGTGCCCAACACGGCGGCCTACGTCGTGGCGGGCGCGCAGGCGGGCGAACCGGGCTCGCCCGCCTTCCTCTTCTCGGCGGGGTTCATCGTGCTCTCGGGCCTGGCGGCCGCCGTGGTCGCCTGGCGCAAGCGGCACGGCCTGCGGGCCCCGGCGCCGGTCACGGCACCGGAGCCGGAGTCCGAGTTGGAGCCCGAGACGGCGGTCGGCGCGGGGCGTTGACTCCGCCGCGGCCGGGTCAGAGGGCTTCGACGACCATCGCGTTGGCGAGACCGCCGGCCTCGCACATCGCCTGGAGACCGTAGCGGGCGCCCCTGGCCCGCAGGGCGTGGACGAGGGTCGTGGTGAGGCGCGTGCCGCTGGCCCCGAGGGGGTGGCCGAGGGCGATGGCGCCCCCGTGGACGTTGACCTTGGCGGGGTCGGCGCCGGTCTCCTGCTGCCAGGCGAGGACGACGCTCGCGAAGGCCTCGTTGATCTCGAAGAGGTCGATGTCGGCGAGCGACAGGCCCGACCGGCGCAGCACCTTCTCGGTGGCGGGGATGACGCCCGTGAGCATGAGCAGCGGGTCGGAGCCGGTGACGGCGAAGCTGTGCAGCCGGGCGAGCGGCCGCAGGCCGAGGCTGCGGGCGGTGTCGGCGGCCATCACGAGCACGGCGGAGGCGCCGTCGTTGATGGGGCTGCTGTTGCCGGCGGTGACGGACCAGTCGATCTGCGGGAAGCGCTCGGCGAAGCCGGGGTCCTCGAAGGAGGGCCGGAGACCGGCGAGGACCTCCTCGGTGGTCGCCGGGCGCACCGACTCGTCGCGCCGGACCTCCTCGTACGGGGCGACCTCGGCGTCGAAGAGTCCGGCGGCCCAGGCGCGGGCGGCCTTGGTGTGCGAGGCGGTAGCGAAGGCGTCCATGGCGGCGCGGTCGATCGACCACTTCGCGGCGATGAGTTCGGCGCTGATGCCCTGTGGGACGAGCCCCTCGGGGTAGCGCGCGGCGACGCCGGGGCCGAAGGGGTCGGCGCCGGGCGGCACGTTCGACCACATGGGGACCCGGCTCATGGACTCGACGCCGCAGGCGACGGCGATGTCGTACGCCCCGGAGAGCACGCCCTGGGCGGCGAAGTGGACGGCCTGCTGGGAGGAGCCGCACTGCCGGTCGACGGTGGTGGCGGGCACGGACTCGGGGAACCCGGCGCCGAGCCAGGCGTACCGCGTGGTGTTCATGGCCTGCTCGCCGACCTGGTCGACGGTGCCGCCGATGACGTCGTCGACGAGGGCGGGGTCGATGCCGCTGCGTTCGATCAGGGCGCGCAGGGTGTGGGAGAGGAGGGCGACGGGGTGGACGTGGGAGAGGGCTCCGCCCGCCTTGCCCTTTCCTATCGGGGTCCGGACGGCTTCGACGATGACGGCGTCGCGCATGACAGGCTCCTGAGTTGGATAAGTGGACCAACACTCACGAGTAACATAACCCACTGAGTTTGATTTTCAAACCATCCCGTCGGGTCCTGTCCTACGCTTGACCCATGAAGGCCGCCCCCCGCCCCTGCTCGATCGCCGACACCCTCGCGCTCGTGGGCGAGAAGTACTCGCTGCTCGTGCTCCGCGAGATCTCCCTCGGCGTGCGCCGCTTCGACCGGATCGCCCGCAACACGGGCGCGCCCCGCGACATCCTCACGGCCCGGCTCAAGCGGCTCGTCGAGGCCGGGATCCTGGAGAAGGTGCGGTACAGCGAGCGACCGCCGCGCTACGAGTACCAGGCCACGGCCGCCGGCGAGGAACTCCAGCCGGTCCTGGTGACCTTGATGGCCTGGGGGGACCGCCACCTCAACGCCGACGACCGCCCGATCGTCCTCGAACACCGCTGCGGCGAGGTCCTCAGCCCCCGGGTCGTCTGCGCCCACTGCGGGGACGAGGCCGACCGCGAGAGCCTCCGCGCCCACGTCCGGGCACCCGGCTGGACGACGACAGGCCCTCAGGAAGCCTGAGGGCGGGCCCTTCACCTGGGGACGGTACGCTGCGCACGACCTTCTGACCGCACGCGTACATAACGGGACGGCCCTAGCCCCATGAGTTGGTTCGAATCGTTCATCCTCGGACTCGTCCAGGGGCTGACGGAGTTCCTTCCCATCTCCTCCAGCGCGCACCTCCGCCTCACCGCGGCGTTCGCCGGCTGGCACGACCCGGGTGCGGCCTTCACCGCCATCACCCAGATCGGCACGGAGACCGCGGTACTGATCTACTTCCGCAAGGACATCGCCCGGATCGTCTCGGCCTGGTTCCGCTCCCTCACCGACAAGTCGATGCGCTCCGACCACGACGCCCAGATGGGCTGGCTGGTGATCGTCGGCTCGATCCCGATCGGTGTCCTCGGCATCACGCTCAAGGACCAGATCGAGGGCCCCTTCCGCGACCTGCGGCTCATCGCCACCACGCTGATCGTCATGGGCGTCGTCCTCGGCGTCGCGGACCGGCTCGCCGCCCGCGACGAGATCGGCGGCCGCCACCGCGCGATCCGCGAGCGCAAGACGCTCAAGGACCTCGGCGTGAAGGACGGCCTCATCTTCGGCGTCTGCCAGGCGATGGCCCTGATCCCGGGCGTCTCCCGCTCGGGCGCGACGATCTCCGGCGGCCTCCTCATGGGCTACACCCGCGAGGCCGCCGCCCGTTACTCGTTCCTCCTCGCGATCCCGGCGGTCCTCGCCTCGGGCGCGTACGAACTGAAGGACGCGGGCGAGGGCCACGTCTCCTGGGGCCCGACGATCTTCGCCACGGTCATCGCCTTCGCCGTCGGTTACGCGGTGATCGCCTGGTTCATGAAGTTCATCACCACGAAGTCGTTCATGCCGTTCGTGATCTACCGCATCCTGCTCGGCATCCTGCTCTTCATCCTGGTCGGCACGGACGTCCTGAGCCCGCACGCGGGCGAGTCCGCCGGCTGACCGGAGACACCCCAACGGACCGCTGAGCCCCTGACGCCGACCGGCGCCGGGGGCTCATCCGTCGGTCCCCTAGCCCTGGTAGGGCACGCGGGCGATCTCCCGGATGCCGCCCAGGGTGCCCCACTCGTTCTTGCCGAGCCTGGTCAGCGG is from Streptomyces venezuelae ATCC 10712 and encodes:
- a CDS encoding acyltransferase, which encodes MPRNRNTFSSLAAWRRRVLARAVQGGWRWAQEAGSVTAEQPGRLRFRRLGAGTRLAFPQGTVFGERWIEIGECCIVAEQVTLTAGMLPGLDLGEDTVLTLGDGVVLGRGSHVIADAKVTIGSDTYCGPYVYITSTNHSYDDPDEPVGRQWPRSAPVAIGPGCWLGTGAVILPGARLGRNVVVAAGAVVRGEVPDHSVVAGAPARVVRSWDPDKGWQPPLRTPPPVPIPAHVTSEQLAALAKWEVEQAR
- a CDS encoding gamma carbonic anhydrase family protein, producing MTEALIKGVGGKEPSIDPTAFTAPTSVVLGEVTLSARASIWYHAVLRADCGPITVGEDSNVQDNCTVHVDPGFPVSIGDRVTVGHNATVHGCVIEDDVLVGMGATILNGARIGAGSLVAAQALVPQGMEIPPGSLVAGVPAKVRRPLTEEEKAGIQLNAEMYLLLAKGHAEAFED
- a CDS encoding DedA family protein, with the protein product MHVQEWLETIPAIAVYVLVGVVIGLESLGIPLPGEIVLVSSALLASQHGDINPYVLGACATAGAIIGDSIGYAIGRKGGRPLLAWLGRKFPKHFSEANIGLAERSFQKWGMWAVFFGRFIALLRIFAGPLAGVLHMPYWKFLIANVFGGILWAGGTTAVIYSVGIVAEAWLKRFSWLGLVLAVLIGVASMLIIKNRAKKAAAERPAATDPEPAAIAD
- a CDS encoding DUF4442 domain-containing protein, whose product is MSADQMSVGEMLAATVPMAGTLNLEFLETTAERAVVRLPDQPAYHNHVGGPHAGAMFTLAESASGAIVLAAFGDQLSRAVPLAVKAEIGYKKLAMGAVTATATLGRPAAEVVAELDAGQRPEFPVRIDITREDGAVTGEMTVVWTLRPNAA
- a CDS encoding MFS transporter, encoding MNNPAAPPSRPPLGSRRPEWAGRNYLLLTAATIVTNLGTHGALIATTWAVFESGGDAGDVGLVAMARFLPLVLFLLIGGAVADRVPRHRVMVAANVLNCVSQAVFAALVLAGTAQIWQMMVLTALCGTGQAFFNPAAEGMLMSSVTGEQASRAFAVYRMAMHGASIGGAALGGALVAFVGPGWVLLIDAVAFAVAGGLRAFLDVSGIPERGPGGGLLADLKEGWQEFVGRPWLWSIVAQFSVVVGLIGAVESVYGPLVARAELGGARPWGIALAAYGVGTVAGAVLMTRWKPRRMLFVGTLCVFPIALPSAALAVPLDAVGLTAAMFVSGVAIEVFGVSWMTAMHQEIPEEKLSRVSAYDWFGSTALLPLTTALAGPAETAFGRSEALWGAAALMVLVTALVLLVPDVRNLTRRPHTKEVAGGDPGSAPATALGAAAPSADAEGAVRRNG
- a CDS encoding spermidine synthase encodes the protein MNEHIPVLREVDQGTARLMPDVDRERAWLLTVDGAPQSYVDLDDPAYLEFEYARRLAHVVDGAADEGEPLDVLHLGGGALSLPRYVAATRPGSRQDVVEADLGLLALVAEHLPLPEGSGVTVHGADARRWLEEAPDASADLVVGDVFGGSRVPAHLTSVEYAREVRRVLRPEGLYAANLADGTPFAFLRSQLATFATVFPELALVAEPAMLRGRRFGNAVLVASGREIDTAHLARRAAADAFPARVEHGQTLARFTGAAEPVLDAGAVPSPVPPDGAFGIG
- a CDS encoding DNA alkylation repair protein, producing MTATKPAAAPEPGPTSEPAAATKPAASKSGPATAPDPATKPAATAPDVPRSALADTVLDRLTTVYPAAGNPFRAQEMVAYMKGAAPFLGVRTPERRALSRTVLEGLPRPDEADCTAVALRCFALPEREYHYFAVDYLRRHVKRCSSGFLPVARHLVTTDSWWDTVDHLAAHVVGGLVAADPALAARMDEWIEDEDLWVARTAILHQLRFKESTDADRLFAYCLRRAADTDFFLRKAIGWGLREYGKTAPAEVRAFVAAHGGALSPLSVREALKHLGEPGTMGT
- a CDS encoding TVP38/TMEM64 family protein; this translates as MLAPVPRPPGSLAVRCSRALLSPRSRLSMLALLLLSAAALVVLYEPQRLLASGWPPQTSGAGAVLLFGLAYGVCTAAFVPRPVLNLAAGALFGSAAGLTAAIAGTVLGAGIAFTLGRLLGQDALRPMVRGRWLTAADGQLSRHGFRSMLAIRLFPGVPFAAANYCAAVSRMGYVPFLVATGLGSVPNTAAYVVAGAQAGEPGSPAFLFSAGFIVLSGLAAAVVAWRKRHGLRAPAPVTAPEPESELEPETAVGAGR
- a CDS encoding thiolase family protein, with product MRDAVIVEAVRTPIGKGKAGGALSHVHPVALLSHTLRALIERSGIDPALVDDVIGGTVDQVGEQAMNTTRYAWLGAGFPESVPATTVDRQCGSSQQAVHFAAQGVLSGAYDIAVACGVESMSRVPMWSNVPPGADPFGPGVAARYPEGLVPQGISAELIAAKWSIDRAAMDAFATASHTKAARAWAAGLFDAEVAPYEEVRRDESVRPATTEEVLAGLRPSFEDPGFAERFPQIDWSVTAGNSSPINDGASAVLVMAADTARSLGLRPLARLHSFAVTGSDPLLMLTGVIPATEKVLRRSGLSLADIDLFEINEAFASVVLAWQQETGADPAKVNVHGGAIALGHPLGASGTRLTTTLVHALRARGARYGLQAMCEAGGLANAMVVEAL
- a CDS encoding winged helix-turn-helix transcriptional regulator, producing the protein MKAAPRPCSIADTLALVGEKYSLLVLREISLGVRRFDRIARNTGAPRDILTARLKRLVEAGILEKVRYSERPPRYEYQATAAGEELQPVLVTLMAWGDRHLNADDRPIVLEHRCGEVLSPRVVCAHCGDEADRESLRAHVRAPGWTTTGPQEA
- a CDS encoding undecaprenyl-diphosphate phosphatase, encoding MSWFESFILGLVQGLTEFLPISSSAHLRLTAAFAGWHDPGAAFTAITQIGTETAVLIYFRKDIARIVSAWFRSLTDKSMRSDHDAQMGWLVIVGSIPIGVLGITLKDQIEGPFRDLRLIATTLIVMGVVLGVADRLAARDEIGGRHRAIRERKTLKDLGVKDGLIFGVCQAMALIPGVSRSGATISGGLLMGYTREAAARYSFLLAIPAVLASGAYELKDAGEGHVSWGPTIFATVIAFAVGYAVIAWFMKFITTKSFMPFVIYRILLGILLFILVGTDVLSPHAGESAG